The nucleotide window CGACAGGGCCCTTCCGCACGCCGCGGCGTTCATCCACCACTCCGGCGCGGGCAGCGTGCTGGGCGGCCTGGCCGCGGGCGTGCCGCAGCTGACCACTCCCGGCGCGGGCGACCGCAGGTACAACGCGGACCTGCTGGCCCGGCGCGGCGCCGGCCTGGCCGTCGCGGCGAAGGCCATCACCGCCGCCGACCTGATCCGCCTGCTGACCGACGACACGCTGCGCGCCGCGGCCCGCCAGGTCGCGGCGGAGATCGCCGCGATGCCCGAGCCGTCCACAGTGGTCACCGCGCTGGAGAAGCTCGCCGGCGGCTGACGGTCAGGCGGTCACGGTTTCCCGGGCTCCCCGATGGACGCCTGGTAGACCTCGGCGTAGGTGCGTGAGTCCTTGATCAGGTCGTCGCAGAAGGCCGCGACGTCGCTGCCGATGAGTTCGAGAACCCCCTTGCCGGACGCGGCGCCGCCGGCGAAGAAGTCGACGATCCCGGGCAGCAGGTCCCCGTCGATCAGGTCGACCGGCCCGACCTTGAACAGGTACCGCTGCATCTCCTGGTAGACGATCCGGTAGTCCGGCGGCAGCGCCTTGACCCGGGCCACGTGCGCCCGCCACTGCCGTTTGCCCTCGATGATGTCCTGGATGCCCACGTCAGCCTCCCAGCCGGCCGAGCCTGCGTGCCACGTTGTCGTTGAGCTGCGCGCGCCACCGGTCGCGATAGGTCCGGGCGCCCGCCCCGCCGGCCAGCGCCGCGCAGAAGCCGGGTATGTCGTCGCCGAGCACCTCCTGGATGCCCTGCCCGTCCGCCGAAGCCTCTTCGAGCAGCCCCAGGGCCGCGTCGAGGATCGGGGTCAGGTTGCGGCCCGTGAAGTCCCCGTACGGGATGAGGTTGCCCTTGATCTGCTCCCAGGCGGCCCGGTAGCCGGCCGGCAGTGCCCGCGCCCGGGCGTCGAAGGCCTTCCATTGCCTGGTGAGGTCGCTGCCGGTGATGGTCTCCCAGAAGCTCACTTCCCACCCTCCCTGAGCCTGTCGATGCGTGACGAGACGTACTGCCACTTCGC belongs to Amorphoplanes digitatis and includes:
- a CDS encoding DUF1048 domain-containing protein, with protein sequence MGIQDIIEGKRQWRAHVARVKALPPDYRIVYQEMQRYLFKVGPVDLIDGDLLPGIVDFFAGGAASGKGVLELIGSDVAAFCDDLIKDSRTYAEVYQASIGEPGKP
- a CDS encoding DUF1048 domain-containing protein codes for the protein MSFWETITGSDLTRQWKAFDARARALPAGYRAAWEQIKGNLIPYGDFTGRNLTPILDAALGLLEEASADGQGIQEVLGDDIPGFCAALAGGAGARTYRDRWRAQLNDNVARRLGRLGG